In Novosphingobium kaempferiae, the DNA window GCCGCCCGGTTCGCGGCGGACGTCGAGGCGCTCTGGGGCGCGGGCGGCACCGCGCCGCGCAAAGTGGGCAAGGGGAAGGTCTATCCCTCTGGTCCGATCGCCGATGCGCTCGCGGCCTCCGGTGTCGGGCCGGACGTGAGGTGTCAGACGGCCTCTCCCGACGGGCAGGTCGTCTGGCTCCATCGGCAGGTGCCGCAGGGCGAGGTCTACTTCCTCGCCAATCGCCAGCGCCGCGCCGAGCGGGCGACATGTACCTTCCGCGTCTCCGGCAAGGCCCCGGTGCTGTGGGATGCGGAAACCGGCGCGGTGACGCGCCCTGCGATCTACGACGCGGACGGATCGGGCACGCGCCTAGCGCTCGACCTCTCGCCCGCCGGGTCGATCTTCGTCAGCTTCCTCGAACCTGCGGGTGGCGCGAAGCCGGTAACGTGGGCAGCGCTTGACGGGCAGCGCTTCGCCGATACCGCCCTCGCCACGCCGGTGCCCGAAGCGCCCTCGGACAGCTTCACGCTCTCGATCTGGGCCAAGCCCGACATCGACCTGCGCGTCATGCCGAAGGAATCCGCCAAGGGCCGCATCGACGAGACCGGCAAGAACTACCTCGTCAACGCCCGCTCCGGCCGGGATATGCATGGCGAGGGCACGGCAGTCGCAGGGCTGGCGGTGGGCCGCAACGGCGCCTTCGTGATCGAGCGCGGATCGCCCGACGACGTGCCCGCCGTCCTCGTCGCGCGGCGGCCCATCGCGGGCTGGAGCCACTTCGCGCTCGTCTACGACAAGGGCGTGCCCAGCCTCTACATCGACGGCAAGCTGGCGCGCACCGGCCCGCGCAGCACCCGCCGCGTCTTCGCCGGAGGGTCGGACCGCCCCTCCCCCAGCGGCGTCACCTACTTCTTCGAAGGCAATGCGGGGCCCCTGCGCACCGACACCCACGCGCTCTCCGCCGAGGACATCGCGCGCGAGGCGGCGGCAGGCCCGCCCGCCCCCGCCTTCGACGCGAGCCCGGCGGACGTGACCCGCACGGCGGACGGCAAGCTGTACCTGCTGGCTCGCGAAAGCGGACGCTACACCACCGATGCGGGCCACCGGCTCGATGCGAACGTGCCCGCGCCGCGCGCGGTGGCGGGGCCGTGGCGCGTCACCTTCCAGCCCGGACGCGGCGCGCCCGATGCGATCACGCTGGCCGAGCCCGCCTCGCTCAGCCGCCATCCCGATCCCGCCGTGCGGCACTTCTCCGGCACCGCCACTTACGAGGCTTCCATTCAGGTGCCCACCGGGCTGCTGCGCAAGGGCCTGCGCGCCTACCTCGATCTCGGACGGGTGGAAGTGCTCTCCGGCGTGAAGGTGAACGGGCGCGACCTCGGCGTCGTCTGGAAGGAGCCCTACCGCATCGACGTCACCGACGTGCTTCATGCGGGCACGAACAGCGTGTCGCTGGCGGTGACGAACCTCTGGGCCAACCGCATGATCGGCGATGCCGCTTTGCCCGAGGAAGGCCGCTTCACCGACGATGCCGACTGGGCCGTGGGCGAGCGCGTCGATACCGCTGGCAAGGTGCGCCCGGTCATGGCCCGCCGCATCGCCGAACTGCCGGACTGGTACAGGGCGGGCAAGGCCAAGCCGCCCACCCCGGACCAGTCCGGCCGCGTCACCTTCACGCCCTGGACCTTCTTCGACAGGGACGAGGCCCTGCCCGATTCCGGCCTGCTCGGCCCCGTAAGACTTCTGTTCGCACGCGAGTACGACCTGAAATGACGCACCCCGACTGAAAGATCAGCCCCATGGCAATCCCGCAGCGATCCGGCTTCGCCGCCTACCTGAGACCGGCCTCCTCCACGCACGACCAGCTTGCGAAAGTGATCGGCGCGGACATCCTCGCGGGTGTCTATCCCCCCGGCGGCAAGCTGCCCTCCGAGCAGGAGATCATCGAGCGCTACGGCATTTCCCGAACGGTGCTGCGCGAGGTGTTCAAGACGCTGACCGCCAAGGGCCTGATCGTCTCGCGCACGCGCGTCGGCACCATGGTGCGCGACCAGCAGCACTGGAACTACTTCGACGCGGACGTACTGGCCTGGCGGGTGAGCCTTGGCATGGACGACGAATTCCGGCGCGGCATCGCCGAAGCGCGCATCGCGGTGGAGGCCCGCGCCGCCGAACTCGCCGCGCTGCACGCCAGCGAAGCGGACATCGCCGCGCTGCGCGGTGCCGTGGCCGACATGCGCGCGGCGGTCGGCTCGCGCCAGCAGTTCGCAGAGGCCGACCTCGCGTTCCACAAGGCGGTGGGGGCCGCCTCGGGCAACTTCCTGCTCAACGCCTTCTCCACCGTCACCGAAGTGGCGCTGGTCGCCTCGTTCCTCATGCTGCCGCTGGAGGAAGACGACATGCACGAGGAAACCGTGCTGCGCCACGAACGCGTGGTCGACGCGATCGCGGCGGGCGCGGCGGCGGAGGCGGGCCGACTGATGAGCGAGATCATCGACTTCGGCGCCGCCAAGGTCGCCCGCAGCCTGTCGCGGCCGGGCGACCAGGAACCCCTCAGACCTTAGTCAGCCGCACCGCGATCCACGGCTTGCCGGGCAGTTCGACGGTCGGGCGCGCGGGGTCGTGGAAGTCGTAGTCGCTGTGCCGCTGCATCGTGAACACGCCCTCGGCCGGGGTCACGGTCATGTTCCAGGTGTCGATCACATCCAGCTTGTAGCTGTTCATCGGCTGGCCCTTGCGGCCGGGCAGCACCACCGGCCACTGCGTCGGCGTCTCCGCGCCGAAGTAGTGGAGGTAGTATTCGAAGGGCTTGCCGGCGATGTGGTAGTTCCACCAGGTCTGGATCGGCTCGATGCCCGGAACCGGGCCTTCCTCCATGATCCGGCGCAGGAAGGCGAGGCGCGGCGGGCTGGTGCCCACCAGCTTGCCGCCCTGCCCCAGCCACGAATAGTCGGCGTTCTGCTTCTGGTCGAACGTCTCGCTGTGGCCGACGTAAGTGCCGCCCATGAGGCCCCACCAGAACCGCTCCACCAGCTGCTCGCCGGTAAGGTTGCCCCAGCGCAGCTTCGAATTGCCCTCGTAGCAGACCTCGTCGAAGATCACCGGCTTGAGGCCGAAGTTGCGGTGCAACTCCGCCCGCACGTCGTCCAGCACCGCCGCGCCGTTCTGGATGCTGCTATGCGTGATCCACGGCTTGCGGTTGTCGTAGTAGACGTCGATCTGGTGGATCGAGCGCAGCCGGTCGTGCGGGTCGATCGCCTGCAGGGTCTCAAGCAGGTGATCCCAGTCCTCCATGGTCTTGGTCTTCACCGCGTCGTACTCGTTGGCCATCGACCACCACACGTTGCGGTACGCGCCGAAGCGGGCGACGACGTAGCGCAGGTATCGCTCGTCGTCGGCGCGCTTCATGTCGGAATAGCCGCGCTTCTCGTCGTAAGGGTGGAACAGGATGACGTCCGCTTCGATGCCGAGCTGGCCGAGCCTGACGATGCGGTCCTCGAACCGGCGGAAATACTCGGGATCGAAGCGCGTTGAATCCCAGTCGGCCAGCCCCTTGCCGGTGCGCACGAAGGGATTGGTCGCCACCGATTCGACATTCGGGAACACCAGCATGCGCATCTTGTTGAACGGCGCGGCCTTGAGCGTCGCCAGCGTCTCGGCGCACTTCGCCTCGGACTGGAGCGCCCAGGAATAGCAGGTCGTGCCCATCTGGCGGAACGGCGTGCCGTCGGCATAGGCGAAGTGGTACTTCTCGACGACGCCCACCGGACCGTGGTTGCCCGCCGAGGGCGCGACGCACTCGAAGCTGCCCGACTTGTCGCTGAGCGCCGCCGCGCTGCTCTGCGTGGTCCACTGCCAGCGCCCGGTCTCGGGCGGACTGAAGCGCACGCGATAGACCCCCTCGCCATCGTAGAAGCCCGGAACCCGGACGGTGCGACGCCCATCCGTGAACGCGGCGGAGAAGCGCACGTCGTCGAAGGGATTGCCAGTGGACGGGCCGTTGAGCGCCAGCTCGAACAGGCCCCAGCGCTCGACCTGCGAAGGCGGCGGGGTCTGCGCCGAGAGCGGTCCGGCGACGGCCACCGCGCCCAGCGTGGCGGCCCCCGTCAACATGCTGCGCCGTGAAACCTCCACTGTCGTCTCCCTCTTCCCGATGCCTTCGAAGGCCCATCTTTCGCGGCGCGGCCAAACAGTGCTGGCCGCACAAATCATGCTATTATATGGACAGCATATGTCATACAAGTATTGAACGCATCTGCGTTTGCGAGGGAGAGAGAAGCTGTCATGACAGCCGTCACCGAGATTGTCGCGGCCACGGAAGAGCCGCAGGACGACGAGCACTGGAAGAATACGATTCTCGCGGGACTCGCGAACTATATCGACGCGGGCTCCATCGTCGCGGGATCCGCCGCGCTGGCGCTCTGGGTCGAGGCCTACCGGCTGAGCAACGACCTTGTCGGCATGATCGGCGCGTTCGGGCCGAACGCGATCTCGGCGGGCGTCGGCGCGTTCATCGGCGGGCGGCTGTGCGACCTGTTCGGCCGCAAAAAGATCTACCAGTACGACATGCTGTTCTACGCCTTCGGCATGCTGTGGCTGGTCTTCGCGATGAACGCGTGGATGATCGTGGTGGGCTTCTTCCTCGTCGGCCTCGCGGTCGGCGCGGACATCCCGGCGTCGTGGTCGCTGATCGCCGAGATGGCCCCCAAGGGCGCGCGCGGAAAGCACAGCGGCGTCGCGCAGGTGCTCTGGTATCTCGGCCCGGTCGTGGTGCTGTTGCTGTTCCTTGCGCTCACTCCGCTGGGGCTGCTCGGCGCCCGCATCGTCTTCGCGCACCTGGCCATCCTTGCCATCGGCCTCACGTTCCTGCGCTCACGCATGAAGGAATCGCAGCGCTGGCTCGATGCGCAGGCGGGCGACGGCGTGCAGCCCGTCCAGAAGGCCCGGCTGCGTGACCTGTTCACCCGCCAGCACATCCGCTCGATGGCGTTCCTGGCGGGCATGTACGTGTTCTGGAACCTGTGGGCGGGCACCAACGGGTTCTTCTTCCCTTACATCCTGCGCACCGTGGGCGACCAGAGCCAGGCCATGTCGGTGGCGATCCAGGCGGGCAGCTTCCTGATCGGCATGCTGTCGATCTGGCTGATCTTCATGCGCTGGTCGGACCGGGTGAACCAGCGGATGCTGTTCCTCGTCTCCGCCGTGATCCAGGTCTTCGGCATGTCCTTGCTGGCGCTGTTCCCGATGACGCTGCCGCTGGCGCTGATCCACGTCTTCCTGATGGCGTTCGGACAGGGCTTCGGCGCGCAGTCGTTCTTCCAGCTCTGGAGTTCTGAGATGTTCCCGACCCTGCTGCGCAGCACCGCGCAGGGCGTGATGTTCGCCGTGGTCCGCGTGCTGCTGGGCGTTTGGAGCTTCTTCGTCCCCGCGCTGACGGCCACCGGGTTCACCACGCTGGCGTGGATCCTCACCGGGTTCCTCGTCGTCAGCGGCCTCATCGGCTTCTGGGGCGCACCCCGGAACGAAGGCAAGTCGCTGGAGGAACTGGAGGCGCAGATGTAACCCACGCCTCCTGCGGCACACATAAAGAAAGGGCGGCGCGATGGCGCCGCCCTTTTCGTTTGTCCGCTTCGGGAAGCGGCGTCAGAACTTGACGCGCGCACCCGTATAGAAGCGGCGGCCCAGAACGTCGTAGACGCCGTTGGCGTTGCCCGGAAGGCCACCCCATACCGGCGGGCGCTTGACGTCGAAGACGTTCTTGGCGCCGATGTAGAACTCGAAGTTCTCCAGCCCGTTGAAGCGGATCTGCACGTCGGTGTAGATCTTGGACTTGATGCGGAAGTACTTCTCGTCCGGCACCGAACCGTCGGCGAGGCGGTAGAGCGTCTGGAAATTCTCGTAGTCGAGAACCTGCGGCCCCATGTACTCGTTGTTTACGGTGAAGCCGAAGTCGTCGTTGTCCCAGCCCACCGTGAACGAGGCGGCATCGCGCGGCGTGCCGAGTTCACCCATGGTGTTGTCGTAGGGGTCGCCGGTCAGCGCGCGGAAGCCGTTGCGCAGCAGGTGCGTCCACGCCGCCGAGAAGCTGGCGGTGCCGCCCAGTACCTCGTGACGATAGCCCAGCGTGAAGTCGAGCCCGCGCGAGAACGAGCCGCCGCTGTTGATGAGACCGCGCACCACCTGCTCGACCGAGCCGATACTGTACGCGCCCGATGCGACCGTGCGGCGGGTGACGAACTGGCAGAACTCCGGCTGGCCGGACGTGTAGCACTTGTTGAGCACCGTCGCCGTCGGCACACGGCTGATCGCGTCCTCCAGCTTGATGTCGAAGTAGTCCGCGGTGAACGTCAGGTTGCGCAGCGCGAAGATCGACTTCGGATTGATGACGACACCCAGCGTCAGCGTCTTGCCCGTCTCCTCGCGGATGCCGGGGTTCGACGCGGTCACGCCGCCGACGCCCGAAAGGTCGGCCTGCGTCAGCGTGAACGATCCGTTCTGCTGGATGTTGGCGAGCACGCCCGGAACCGCGCGGCAATTCGCCGCCGTCGCGCCTGTCGTCGTCAGCGTCACGCCCTGGCACGGATCGGTGATCGTCACGATGCCCGCTGCCGGTGCCGCGAACAGTTCGCCGATGTTGGGCGCGCGCACTGCATGGGCATAGACCGCGCGGAAGCGGATATCCTCGACCGGCGCCCATTCGAGCCCGGCGTTCCAGGCGTAGAAGGTGCCGACCGTGGAATAGTCCGACATGCGCACCGCGCCGCGCGCGGTCAGGGTCTTGAAGAACGGAATGTCGGCCAGGATCGGCACGACGACTTCGCCGTAGGCCTCCTTGACGTCGAAGCTGCCCGCCGTGTCGGTAAGCTGGACATAGCCGTTGCGCGCGGCGTTGGTCAGCGGGTCGAAGATGTCGCGGCTCTTCTCCTTGCGGTACTCCGCGCCGACCGCGACCTGCACCGCGCCCGCGGGCAGGGAGAACAGCGTGCCGGTGATGTTGGCCGCCGCGACGTGCATCTCCTGCTTGGAATTGCGCTGGAGATTGACCTGCAGGTACTGCACCATCTCCGGCGTCAGCTTGCCCTCGCCATAGACGTTGATCGGCACGCAGCCCCGCGCCCGCGCGGTGGCGTCGGCGCAGATCGCGTCGGTCGTGCTGCCGTCGCGGTCGAAGTCGTAGATGTCGGTGATGACCTGAAGGCCGTCCGCGAGGTTGTAGAGGTTCGCGAGGCCCGACATCGACTGGTTCTGCTTGGTCATGCCGTACTGGTAGTAGGCATCCAGCTTCCAGCTTCCGCCAAGGTCCGCCGTGCCGCCGAAGACTGCGCGGAAGTTGTCGCGCTCGGTCGGGATGGAGCGGGTGCCCGGCGGGAAGGCGGTGGTACGGATGAGGAAGCTTAGATCCTTGAGCCCGTCCCCGGTGCGGTCGGTCGCGGCGGCAAGCACGGCGGCGGGTACGAAGGGGTTGTTGACGATCGTCGTCGCGCCATTGCCGCCGGGGACGAGCACGCGCGACTGGATCGGGTAGAAGCCGTTGGTCCCGGTGAACGCGCCCAGCGCGCCGTCGGTGCGCATGGGAGACGCTTCCATGCGGCCCTCGGTGACGACGTTGGCGTAAGTCACCTCGCCGAAGAGATTGATCTTGTCGGTCACGTCGAAGTTGACGCGGCCCGCGAAGGTGATGCGCTCCGAAGGCGATGCCAGCAGGCCGTATTCGGCGCGGTTGAAGCCGTCCGTCGCGGCGTTGTAGGCGCGGAAGGTGCCGTCGGGCTGGATCACGCGGTTGGTCTGCGAACCGATCACGAAGATGCCGCCCGGCCCGACGTTCGACGGGTTGTAGAACGGCGTGAACAGGTTCTGCGCCGCCGTCAGGTTGTTGGCGCTGTTGCCCGCGACCCGCTGCGTGGTGCCGAGGCTGGTGTAGTCGTAGCGGGAGAAATCGCGCCCGCTGTTGTTGACCGAACCTTCGTTGACGTAGCCCGCATAGACCATGAAGTTGCCGCGACCGTCGGCGAAGTTGGACCCGAAGGTGCCGTTGACCGCGATCTGCCGGTCGTCGCCTCGCTCGGAAATACCCGCCTGCGCATTGAGGCGAATGCCCTCGAACTTCTTCTTGTAGATGAAGTTCACCACGCCCGCGACCGCGTCCGAGCCGTACACGGCCGAAGCACCGCCGGTCAGCACGTCCACGCGCTCGACGAAGGGCGTCGGGATCATCGAGAGGTCGACCTGCGCGGTGCCGGGCACGCCCGCGACCGAGCGGCGCCCGTCGATCAGCACCAGCGTGCGGTCGGCGCCGAGGTTGCGCAGGTTCACCGTCGCGAGGCCGGGGTTCGTCGTGTTGCCCGTCGTCGTGCGCGACAGGCCGGGAATGCCGACCGCCGGGTTCTGCTGCAGGGCGTCCTGCACGTTGATGATGCCCTGGTTCTCCAGCGTCTCCGCCGTCAGCACCTGCAATGGGCTGGGAGAACTCTGCTCGGGCGAGGCGAGGCGGCTGCCGGTGACGATGATGTCCTCGGCGCTCGCGGCGTCGCCGCTGCTTTGAGCCTCCTGCGCATATGCGGGCAGGCCCGCCAGCGCGGCAAGGCTCGATCCGACCATCAATGCAAGGCGTGCGACATGGGCGCGCTGTGGGCGCGCGTCTTGGGTGTTCATGCTATCCTCTCCTGAAAATGCCTAAGTCCGCCGATTTTTATGTCTTGCGGCTTCCCGGCTGCGGCGATTCAGCCTGTTTCCGCTTTGGCTTCCCGTAATTCACGCGGGTTCCGGGTCTCTGCCTGACCCGACCGCCCCTGTTCTCTGCCAAGCGGGGAGAGCGCCATCGCGGTTGCGACGGCAGCCTTCCACGCCCCCCATATCCGCGCGCGCTGCGCGGCGGCCATCGCGGGCTCGACGACGTCGGCCCCTGCCCCATCCCCCTCTTCCGCGATGCCGAGCGCCTCGGCCGCAAGCCGGGCGACGCCGAGCGCGCTCGCCTCGGCCACCGGCGGCCGCGAAACACGGCGGTCGGTCAGGTCGGCGAGGATCTGCATCAGCAGGTCGTTGCGCGTCGCCCCGCCATCCACCGCGATCTGCGAGGCGGCGATGCCGAGGTCGGCCTCCATTGCCGCCACCACGTCGCCGATCTGGAGCGCGATCGCCTCAAGGGTGGCGCGCGCGATGTGCCCGCGCGTGGTGCCCAGCGAGAGCCCCGAGATCGCGCCCCGCGCCTCGCTGCACCAGTACGGCGCGCCTAGCCCCGCCAGCGCTGGCACAAATACGACCCCGCCATTGTCGGGCACGGTCTCCGCAAGCGCGCGCAGCGCTTCGCCGTCCGGCAGGCCCAGCAGCCCGCCCGCGAAGGCGGCGGCGTGGCCGGAGACAGAGATGTTGCCCTCCAGCGCATGCTGCGCCGTGCCCTGCCGATGCCAGGCTATCGTGCTCGACAATCCGTGCGACGAACGGACGCGCGCGGGCGTCGCCGTCATCACCGAGCTGCCGGTGCCGATCGTCACCTTGGTCGCACCGATGCGCGGCCCGGCGTGGAAATAGAGCGCGGCGTGGCTGTCACCCATGACCGCGTGGACCGGCACACCCTCGACGCTTGGCACCGCTCCCGGCGCGACCACGGCGAACCGGCTGTCGGAGCCGCGTATCTCGGGCAGCAGGGACAGCGGCACGTCGAACAGGTCGGCCAGCACCGGATCCCAGCCCAGCGTCTCCAGATTGAACAACTGCGTGCGCGAGGCATTGCTATGGTCGGTCGCGTGGACCGCGCCGCCGGTCAGCTTCCACAGGAGCCAACTGTCGATGGTCCCGCAGCGCAGTTCGCCCCGCGCTGCCCGCTCGCGCGCGCCGGGCAGGCTGTCGAGCAGCCACGCGATCTTGGCGGCGGGGAACAGCGGATCGATGGCCAGACCGCTGCGCGCGAAGATTTCCACCTCGTGCCCGGCCTCGCGCAGTTGCGCACAACGGCCTTCGGAGCGACGGCATTGCCAGAGCACGGCGGGCGCCAGCGGTTCACCGGTCGCGGCATCCCAGAGCACCACCGTCTCGCGCTGATTGGACAGCGCCAGCGCGGCGATCTCCGCCTCCGGCGCGGCTTCGGTGATTTCGGCGATGAGTCCGGAGACGGCATCCCAGATGGCCGTGGCAGACTGCTCGGCCCAGCCCGGCTGCGGGTGCGCGACGTCCATCGCGCGCGAGCGGGACAGCACGATCTCCCCCGCAGGCGACACGAGCAACGCCTTGGTGTTGGTCGTCCCCTGATCGATGGCGAGGATGACCGGCCCGGCCATCAGCGTGCCTTCGCCGCCAGCAGCTCACGCGCAGCCTGCGCGATACCCTCGGCATTGAGGCCGAAGCGGTCCATCAGCCACGCCGCCGATCCGGTCGGCAGGAAGCCCGGGAAGCCCAGCATCCGCATCCGCACCGGCGCATGGGTGGCGCAGTATTCCGCGATCGCACCGCCGAGCCCGCCGTGCGCGAGTCCTTCCTCGGCGGTGACGATGGCGCCCGTTGCAGCGGCGGCGGCAATGGCCTCACCGTCGATGGGCGATACCGTCGCCATGTTGACCACCCGCGCCGAGACGCCTTCTGCCGCCAGCGCCTCCGCCGCAGCCAGCGCGCGGTGGACCAGTGTGCCGTTGGCGATGATCGCAAGGTCGGTGCCGCCGCGCAGTTCCTCGGCCTTGCCGATACGGAACTCGGCCTTTTCGCGCGCAAGTTCGGGCACCGGCATGCGGCTGATGCGGACGTAGACCGGCCCATCGTGCGCCGCCGCCGCCCGGATCGCCTCCGCCGTCTCCCACGGGTCGGCAGGGACGATGACGGTCAGCTTGTCGATGGCGCGCAGCCAGGCGACATCCTCGATGCTGTGGTGCGTCGCGCCCAGTTCACCGTAGGCGACGCCGCTGGAGATGCCGCAGAGCTTCACGTTGGCGTGGCTATAGGCGCAGTCCGCCTTGATCTGCTCGAGCGCGCGGGCGCTAAGGAAGCAGGATGCGCCGCTCACGAAGGGGATCTTGCCGCCGTTCGCCAGCCCCGCGCCGACGCCGACCATGTTCTGCTCGGCGATGCCGACATTCACCAGCCGCTCCGGGAAACGCGAACGGAACGCGCCAAGCTTGGACGAGCCGACCGAATCGTTGACCACCGCGACGATGCGCTCGTCCGCGACCGCCAGTTCCTCGACCGTGCGGACATAGGCGTCGCGGCAGTCGAACAGGCCCTTGGGTGCAGCCGCCGCGCTCATGCCGCCATCTCCGCTTCGAGTTCGGCGAGCGCCTGCGCGTACTGCTCCGCATTGGGCACGCCGTGGTGCCAGCCCGCCTGATCCTCCATGAAGCTGACGCCCTTGCCCTTGCGGGTGGCGGCAATGATGCACAGCGGCTTCGAGCGCGGTGCGCAGGCGGCGTCGAACGTCTCCAGCAGCGCCGCATGGTCATGCCCGTCGACGCCGACGACGTCCCAGCCGAAGGCGCGCCACTTGTCGGCGAGCGGCTCCAGCGAATTGGTGTCCTCGGTCCGCGCGCCCTGCTGCAAGCCGTTGCGGTCGACGATGACGGTAAGCTGGCCGAGCCCGCGATGCCCCGCGAACATCGCCGCTTCCCACATCGAGCCTTCCTGCAATTCGCCATCCCCCGTCAGCGCGAAGACGCGATAGTCGGCCTTGTCGATCTGCGCCGCAACCGCGATCCCCACGGCGACCGGCAGCCCGTGCCCAAGCGGCCCGGTGTTGGTCTCCACGCCCGGCAGGTACGTGCGGTTGGGATGCCCGTTGAGCAGCGATTCGGGCTTGAGGTAGGTGTCCAGCTCACTTTCCGGGAAGTACCCGGCACCCGCCAGCGCCGTATAGAGCGCGCCGGTGCAGTGCCCCTTGCTCATCACGAAGCGGTCGCGCCCCGGAGCAGCCGGTTCAGCAGGATCGAAACGAAGAATATCGAAATAGAGCGAAGCGATGATGTCGGTGGCCGAAAGGTCGCCGCCCGGATGCCCCTGCCCCGCAGAGACGATCATGCCAAGGAGGCGCCGACGCATCCAGTTCGCCCGTTCACGGACATGATCCGCCCGCGCAGACAGGCCTTCGCGGCTCTGTTCACCGGACACAGGAACAAACTTCGTCGTCATTTCCGCAAACTCTCCCTGACACGAGCAATAAAGCGCAACGAAAAGATACGCAAGCGAGTCGCTTTCGATTTTTTTCGTTTAATCGAAAATAGACAGAAATTGACAGAGCTTCGAAACCTTCCGATAGAGGGACGAACGAAGGCCGCCGCGACCGGGGCCTCTATGGAGAGCGCCGTGCCTGTCCCATCCGCCCGGATCGCCGGGAATATCGTCCGGTGAAGGAAAGCCCGCCGAACCGGCTGCTGGGCGAAGCCCGTCGCCACAAGATCCTCGAATGGCTGCAGGAGGAAGGCAGCGCGCGTGTGCGCACGCTGGCCGAGGCCTTCGGCGTATCCGAGGTGACGGTGCGGCAGGATCTCGAAAAGCTGGAGGCGGACGGCCATATCGAACGCGAACACGGCGGCGCGTTCCTGAAATCGGTGCCGCAGCAGGTGCGCTCGATGGCGCTCCAGCACCAGAGCCACCTCGACGCCAAGGAACGCATCGGCCGCGCCGCCGCCGCGCTGGTCGAGAACGGCGAGACGATCATCCTCGATTCGGGCTCCACCACCACGGCGGTCGCCACGCACCTTGCGGGCAAGCGCGACCTGACAGTCATCACCAATGCCCTCAACATCGCGCTGATGCTGGGCGCCGATCCGGGGTTCGAAGTCCACATGACCGGCGGGCACTTCAAGGCGCCCACGCTCTCACTCAGCGGCGAGCGTTCGGCGGACTACTTCAAGGGGCTCTACGTGCGCCGCCTGTTCCTCGCGACGGCGGCGATCGACGTGGAGAGCGGCCTCACCTACCCCGCGCTTTCGGACATCGCGGTGAAACGCGCGATGATCGGTGCGGCGGAGCAGGTCTGCCTCGTCGCGGACTCCAGCAAGATCGGCCAGCGCTCGTTCTCGGCGCTGGGCGGGCTCGACCTCGTGCATGTGCTCATCACCGACGACGGCATCACCGACGCCGACCGCAAGACGATCGAAGGAGCGGGCGTCCAGATCATCATCGCCTGACCGCAACGGCGGCAGGCCCGGCACGCCCTCGCGCGTGCATCCCAAAATTCTGTCAGGAAGAGGATCCTACCCAATGGCCAAGCAGAAATTCGGCGCCGGCATCTGGCACTTCGCGACTTACGTGGACCGCTATGCGACCGACGGCTACGGCCCGGCG includes these proteins:
- a CDS encoding FadR/GntR family transcriptional regulator — protein: MAIPQRSGFAAYLRPASSTHDQLAKVIGADILAGVYPPGGKLPSEQEIIERYGISRTVLREVFKTLTAKGLIVSRTRVGTMVRDQQHWNYFDADVLAWRVSLGMDDEFRRGIAEARIAVEARAAELAALHASEADIAALRGAVADMRAAVGSRQQFAEADLAFHKAVGAASGNFLLNAFSTVTEVALVASFLMLPLEEDDMHEETVLRHERVVDAIAAGAAAEAGRLMSEIIDFGAAKVARSLSRPGDQEPLRP
- a CDS encoding DUF5060 domain-containing protein, with the translated sequence MLTGAATLGAVAVAGPLSAQTPPPSQVERWGLFELALNGPSTGNPFDDVRFSAAFTDGRRTVRVPGFYDGEGVYRVRFSPPETGRWQWTTQSSAAALSDKSGSFECVAPSAGNHGPVGVVEKYHFAYADGTPFRQMGTTCYSWALQSEAKCAETLATLKAAPFNKMRMLVFPNVESVATNPFVRTGKGLADWDSTRFDPEYFRRFEDRIVRLGQLGIEADVILFHPYDEKRGYSDMKRADDERYLRYVVARFGAYRNVWWSMANEYDAVKTKTMEDWDHLLETLQAIDPHDRLRSIHQIDVYYDNRKPWITHSSIQNGAAVLDDVRAELHRNFGLKPVIFDEVCYEGNSKLRWGNLTGEQLVERFWWGLMGGTYVGHSETFDQKQNADYSWLGQGGKLVGTSPPRLAFLRRIMEEGPVPGIEPIQTWWNYHIAGKPFEYYLHYFGAETPTQWPVVLPGRKGQPMNSYKLDVIDTWNMTVTPAEGVFTMQRHSDYDFHDPARPTVELPGKPWIAVRLTKV
- a CDS encoding MFS transporter, translated to MTAVTEIVAATEEPQDDEHWKNTILAGLANYIDAGSIVAGSAALALWVEAYRLSNDLVGMIGAFGPNAISAGVGAFIGGRLCDLFGRKKIYQYDMLFYAFGMLWLVFAMNAWMIVVGFFLVGLAVGADIPASWSLIAEMAPKGARGKHSGVAQVLWYLGPVVVLLLFLALTPLGLLGARIVFAHLAILAIGLTFLRSRMKESQRWLDAQAGDGVQPVQKARLRDLFTRQHIRSMAFLAGMYVFWNLWAGTNGFFFPYILRTVGDQSQAMSVAIQAGSFLIGMLSIWLIFMRWSDRVNQRMLFLVSAVIQVFGMSLLALFPMTLPLALIHVFLMAFGQGFGAQSFFQLWSSEMFPTLLRSTAQGVMFAVVRVLLGVWSFFVPALTATGFTTLAWILTGFLVVSGLIGFWGAPRNEGKSLEELEAQM
- a CDS encoding TonB-dependent receptor plug domain-containing protein: MNTQDARPQRAHVARLALMVGSSLAALAGLPAYAQEAQSSGDAASAEDIIVTGSRLASPEQSSPSPLQVLTAETLENQGIINVQDALQQNPAVGIPGLSRTTTGNTTNPGLATVNLRNLGADRTLVLIDGRRSVAGVPGTAQVDLSMIPTPFVERVDVLTGGASAVYGSDAVAGVVNFIYKKKFEGIRLNAQAGISERGDDRQIAVNGTFGSNFADGRGNFMVYAGYVNEGSVNNSGRDFSRYDYTSLGTTQRVAGNSANNLTAAQNLFTPFYNPSNVGPGGIFVIGSQTNRVIQPDGTFRAYNAATDGFNRAEYGLLASPSERITFAGRVNFDVTDKINLFGEVTYANVVTEGRMEASPMRTDGALGAFTGTNGFYPIQSRVLVPGGNGATTIVNNPFVPAAVLAAATDRTGDGLKDLSFLIRTTAFPPGTRSIPTERDNFRAVFGGTADLGGSWKLDAYYQYGMTKQNQSMSGLANLYNLADGLQVITDIYDFDRDGSTTDAICADATARARGCVPINVYGEGKLTPEMVQYLQVNLQRNSKQEMHVAAANITGTLFSLPAGAVQVAVGAEYRKEKSRDIFDPLTNAARNGYVQLTDTAGSFDVKEAYGEVVVPILADIPFFKTLTARGAVRMSDYSTVGTFYAWNAGLEWAPVEDIRFRAVYAHAVRAPNIGELFAAPAAGIVTITDPCQGVTLTTTGATAANCRAVPGVLANIQQNGSFTLTQADLSGVGGVTASNPGIREETGKTLTLGVVINPKSIFALRNLTFTADYFDIKLEDAISRVPTATVLNKCYTSGQPEFCQFVTRRTVASGAYSIGSVEQVVRGLINSGGSFSRGLDFTLGYRHEVLGGTASFSAAWTHLLRNGFRALTGDPYDNTMGELGTPRDAASFTVGWDNDDFGFTVNNEYMGPQVLDYENFQTLYRLADGSVPDEKYFRIKSKIYTDVQIRFNGLENFEFYIGAKNVFDVKRPPVWGGLPGNANGVYDVLGRRFYTGARVKF